In Meleagris gallopavo isolate NT-WF06-2002-E0010 breed Aviagen turkey brand Nicholas breeding stock chromosome 2, Turkey_5.1, whole genome shotgun sequence, the following are encoded in one genomic region:
- the VEGFA gene encoding vascular endothelial growth factor A: MADPPRFPSHMAFLWFVIKFLEVYERSFCRTIETLVDIFQEYPDEVEYIFRPSCVPLMRCAGCCGDEGLECVPVDVYNVTMEIARIKPHQSQHIAHMSFLQHSKCDCRPKKDVKNKQEKWAQKPRSDGPSYIPQTWSLHDPQPWQSFLMLYPESGKSRRVCPTRMDSRKSKRGKGKGQKRKRKKGRYKPPSFHCEPCSERRKHLFVQDPQTCKCSCKFTDSRCKSRQLELNERTCRCEKPRR; encoded by the exons ATGGCAGATCCACCCCGTTTCCCCTCCCACATGGCCTTCTTGTGGTTCG TTATCAAATTCCTGGAAGTCTACGAGCGCAGCTTCTGCAGGACAATTGAGACCCTGGTGGACATTTTCCAGGAGTACCCTGATGAGGTGGAGTACATATTCAGGCCATCCTGTGTGCCTCTGATGAGATGTGCGGGTTGCTGCGGCGATGAGGGCCTAGAATGTGTCCCTGTGGATGTGTACAACGTCACGATGGAG ATCGCAAGAATTAAACCCCATCAGAGTCAGCACATAGCGCACATGAGCTTCTTACAGCACAGTAAATGTGACTGCAG ACCAAAGAAAGAtgtcaaaaataaacaagaaaa GTGGGCACAGAAACCCAGATCTGATGGTCCTTCCTACATACCCCAGACCTGGAGCTTGCATGACCCACAGCCATGGCAGTCATTCCTAATGCTTTACCCTGAGTCAGGGAAGTCCCGTCGTGTGTGTCCTACCAGAATGGATTCAAG aaaatcaAAGCGAGGAAAGGGGAAGGGTCAAAAGAGAAAGCGCAAGAAAGGCCGGTACAAACCACCCAGCTT TCACTGTGAGCCTTGCTCAGAGAGGAGAAAGCACTTGTTTGTACAAGATCCCCAGACCTGTAAATGTTCCTGCAAATTCACAGACTCACGTTGCAAGTCGAGGCAGCTTGAGTTAAACGAGCGCACTTGCAG ATGTGAAAAACCGAGACGGTGA